A genomic stretch from Candidatus Baltobacteraceae bacterium includes:
- the fusA gene encoding elongation factor G — translation MAREFPLERTRNIGIAAHIDAGKTTATERILFYTGRTHRLGEVHDGSATMDWMVQEQERGITITSAATACTWRDTRINIIDTPGHVDFTVEVERSLRVLDGLVALFDSVAAVQPQSETVWRQANKYNVPRIIFVNKMDRMGADFFNCVTKIRERLGAPAVPIQVPIGAEDKFLGVVDLFTMKKIIYTDDLGNTIEHKDVEPGELRDLAEKWRFQLIEAIAEQDDELTEMYLEGKTIPEERLKRALRLATIAGTVLPMLCGSAFKNKGVQPLLDAVVDFLPSPLEAKSIIGKDPKTGAEIRRKPDDNEAFSALAFKIATDPYGNLTYFRVYSGVLEKGTYIYNARTGRKERIGRILRMHANHREDIDWIGAGDIAAAVGLSDTRTGDTLCDEKNPIILETITFPEPVISQAIEPKTKADQDKLGQALTRLAQEDPTFKMRTDEETQQTIIAGMGELHLEIILDRLKREFKVEANVGKPQVAYREWITKTVERQGRFIRQTGGKGQYGDVTIRVEPGETGSGYVFEWKIVGGSIPKEYSKAVQEGIRESAENGVLAGYPVLDFKATAIDGSYHDVDSSEIAYKIAASMAFRDANKAAGPILLEPIMGVEVTTPKDYLGAVNGDLMRRRGMIQSTEEAQGSAQVIKANVPLSEMFGYATDLRSSTQGRATYTMEFAHYEKAPRSVEEEIVAKAQGKKLATA, via the coding sequence ATGGCCCGGGAGTTTCCACTCGAGCGGACGCGAAACATCGGCATTGCCGCGCACATCGATGCCGGCAAGACGACGGCGACCGAACGCATCCTTTTCTACACCGGCCGTACGCATCGGCTGGGTGAAGTTCATGACGGCTCCGCAACGATGGACTGGATGGTCCAAGAGCAGGAGCGCGGCATTACGATCACCTCAGCGGCGACGGCGTGCACGTGGCGCGACACGCGCATCAATATTATTGATACGCCTGGCCACGTTGACTTTACCGTCGAAGTTGAACGCTCACTGCGCGTCCTCGACGGCCTCGTCGCATTATTCGACTCGGTTGCCGCCGTGCAGCCGCAGTCCGAGACGGTCTGGCGTCAGGCTAACAAATATAACGTCCCGCGCATCATCTTCGTAAACAAGATGGATCGCATGGGCGCAGATTTCTTTAACTGCGTCACCAAGATCCGCGAGCGTCTCGGCGCGCCGGCCGTTCCGATTCAAGTTCCGATCGGCGCCGAAGACAAGTTCCTCGGTGTTGTCGATCTCTTCACGATGAAGAAGATCATCTATACCGACGATCTCGGCAACACGATCGAGCACAAGGACGTCGAACCCGGCGAGCTGCGCGATTTGGCCGAGAAGTGGCGCTTCCAGCTGATCGAAGCCATCGCGGAGCAAGACGACGAGCTCACCGAGATGTATCTCGAAGGAAAGACGATTCCGGAAGAGCGTCTCAAGCGCGCGCTGCGTCTTGCCACGATCGCCGGTACCGTGCTTCCGATGTTGTGCGGGTCGGCATTCAAGAATAAGGGCGTTCAGCCGCTGCTCGATGCCGTCGTCGACTTCTTGCCCTCACCGCTCGAAGCCAAGTCGATCATCGGAAAAGATCCGAAAACCGGCGCCGAGATTAGGCGTAAGCCGGACGACAACGAAGCGTTTTCCGCGCTTGCGTTCAAAATCGCGACCGATCCGTACGGCAACCTAACGTATTTCCGCGTGTACTCGGGCGTGCTCGAAAAAGGCACGTACATTTACAACGCGCGTACGGGACGCAAGGAGCGCATCGGGCGCATCCTGCGCATGCACGCGAATCACCGCGAGGACATCGATTGGATAGGCGCGGGTGACATCGCAGCAGCGGTCGGTCTCTCCGACACGCGCACCGGCGATACGCTGTGCGACGAGAAGAACCCGATCATCCTCGAGACGATCACGTTCCCCGAACCGGTTATCTCGCAGGCCATCGAGCCGAAGACCAAAGCCGATCAAGACAAGCTCGGTCAGGCGCTCACACGGCTTGCGCAAGAAGATCCGACGTTCAAGATGCGGACGGACGAGGAGACGCAACAAACGATCATCGCCGGAATGGGCGAGCTGCATCTCGAGATCATCCTCGATCGTCTCAAGCGCGAATTCAAGGTTGAAGCCAACGTCGGCAAGCCGCAAGTGGCCTACAGAGAGTGGATCACGAAGACGGTCGAACGTCAGGGACGCTTCATCCGCCAGACCGGCGGTAAGGGTCAGTACGGCGACGTCACGATTCGGGTCGAACCCGGCGAGACCGGAAGCGGCTACGTCTTCGAGTGGAAGATCGTCGGCGGCTCGATTCCTAAGGAGTACTCGAAAGCCGTCCAAGAGGGCATCCGGGAATCCGCCGAAAACGGCGTTCTGGCTGGTTATCCGGTTCTCGATTTCAAAGCGACCGCGATCGATGGTTCGTACCACGACGTAGACTCATCGGAAATCGCGTACAAGATCGCCGCGTCGATGGCGTTCCGCGACGCCAACAAAGCGGCCGGGCCAATCCTACTCGAGCCGATCATGGGCGTCGAGGTTACGACACCCAAGGACTACTTAGGTGCCGTCAACGGCGACCTGATGCGTCGTCGCGGCATGATCCAATCGACGGAAGAAGCGCAAGGTAGTGCGCAAGTTATCAAGGCGAACGTTCCGCTCTCAGAGATGTTCGGCTACGCCACCGACCTGCGTTCATCGACGCAAGGCCGGGCGACGTACACGATGGAGTTCGCACACTACGAGAAGGCGCCGCGAAGCGTCGAAGAAGAGATCGTAGCAAAAGCTCAAGGTAAAAAGCTCGCGACCGCATAG
- the rpsG gene encoding 30S ribosomal protein S7: MPRKGPSPKRPILPDPKFNSKVLARFINKVMMRGKKSIAERITYQALNIVGEKTGRDPMDIFTQALGNAMPMVEVRPRRVGGATYQVPMEVRPDRRQAMAMRWLIGFARLRPGHSMEEKLASELMDAANNVGASVKKRDDTHKMAEANKAFAHYRW; the protein is encoded by the coding sequence ATGCCCCGCAAAGGACCCTCGCCCAAGCGACCGATCCTACCGGATCCGAAGTTCAATTCCAAAGTGCTCGCGCGCTTCATTAATAAGGTGATGATGCGCGGGAAGAAATCCATCGCGGAACGGATCACGTATCAAGCTCTCAACATCGTTGGAGAGAAGACCGGACGCGACCCGATGGATATCTTCACGCAAGCCCTCGGAAATGCAATGCCGATGGTTGAGGTTCGTCCCCGCCGAGTCGGCGGCGCGACGTATCAAGTTCCAATGGAGGTGCGTCCCGATCGCCGTCAAGCGATGGCGATGCGCTGGCTCATCGGTTTTGCACGGCTGCGTCCAGGGCACTCGATGGAAGAAAAGCTTGCGAGCGAGCTGATGGATGCCGCTAATAACGTCGGAGCTTCGGTCAAGAAGCGCGACGACACTCACAAAATGGCAGAGGCCAACAAAGCCTTCGCACACTATCGCTGGTAG
- a CDS encoding SDR family oxidoreductase, giving the protein MNRLEGKVAIVTGAASGIGRATALRFAEEGARVVAADLDLDRVRTVLGDAVLALDVDVADQASVAELFGRTKDEHGRVDVLAHFAGITKDAMASKLELDAWEEVLRVNLTGTFLTARAAAVEMRAGGGGSIILTSSRSYLGNIGQSNYAASKGGVVSLTRTLALEYGKWNVRVNALAPGYIETPMTAAIPERVRHLALEGTPLQRAGRPEEVAAATLFLASDDASYITGIVLAIDGGRTTGFAPA; this is encoded by the coding sequence GAGGGAAAGGTCGCGATCGTCACCGGTGCGGCGAGCGGCATTGGCCGCGCAACTGCGCTGCGATTCGCGGAAGAAGGCGCGCGCGTCGTGGCGGCGGATCTGGATCTCGACCGCGTGCGAACGGTCTTGGGGGACGCAGTGCTTGCGCTCGACGTCGACGTCGCCGACCAAGCGAGCGTTGCGGAGCTCTTCGGGCGTACGAAGGACGAACACGGCCGGGTCGACGTGCTCGCGCACTTCGCGGGCATCACGAAAGACGCGATGGCGTCGAAACTCGAGCTCGACGCGTGGGAAGAAGTCTTGCGCGTGAATCTGACCGGAACGTTTCTGACGGCGCGTGCGGCTGCGGTTGAAATGCGCGCCGGCGGTGGCGGCAGCATCATCCTGACGTCGTCCCGTTCGTATCTTGGCAACATCGGCCAATCGAACTATGCGGCAAGCAAGGGTGGCGTCGTGAGCTTGACGCGAACGCTTGCGCTCGAGTACGGAAAATGGAACGTGCGCGTCAACGCGCTGGCACCGGGCTATATCGAAACGCCGATGACGGCTGCGATCCCCGAACGGGTCCGGCATCTCGCGCTCGAGGGAACGCCGCTGCAACGCGCCGGGCGTCCCGAGGAAGTCGCAGCGGCTACCTTGTTCTTGGCGAGCGACGATGCATCGTACATTACTGGGATCGTTCTCGCGATCGACGGCGGCCGCACGACGGGATTCGCGCCGGCCTAA
- the rpsL gene encoding 30S ribosomal protein S12, with product MPTISQLVRKGRSKIAKKVKTRAFRVIQTGPKPGHPDLPTRSFEVTGNPQRRGVCTQVKTVTPKKPNSALRKVARVRLTNGEEVTAYIPGIGHNLQEHSVVLVRGGRVKDLPGVRYHIIRGTLDTSGTANRKQGRSKYGAKRPK from the coding sequence TTGCCGACAATCAGTCAGCTGGTCCGTAAGGGCCGTTCGAAAATTGCAAAAAAGGTGAAGACCCGCGCATTCCGCGTGATTCAAACGGGTCCAAAACCCGGTCATCCTGATTTGCCGACGCGCAGTTTTGAAGTTACCGGCAATCCGCAGCGCCGCGGCGTGTGCACTCAAGTGAAGACCGTAACGCCGAAGAAGCCCAATTCCGCCTTGCGCAAAGTCGCGCGCGTCCGCCTGACCAATGGTGAGGAAGTGACCGCGTACATTCCAGGCATCGGGCACAACCTTCAAGAGCACAGCGTGGTTCTTGTACGAGGCGGCCGCGTCAAGGATCTCCCTGGCGTGCGCTACCACATCATTCGCGGAACGCTCGACACGTCGGGTACCGCGAATCGCAAACAAGGCCGCTCCAAGTACGGCGCTAAGCGCCCGAAATAG